The following proteins are encoded in a genomic region of Sulfurimonas sp. HSL3-7:
- a CDS encoding acetate kinase, whose product MTILVLNAGSSSLKWKLFELEGEKEIASGLIEGIGEERSLFHLYHGAKELELTQTTPDHQSAFSMLFDSFEKEQIINIKQDLDIIGHRVVHGGERFYKPTIINEKILGDLRTLHLLAPLHNPVNILGIEITLREAPQIPNVAVFDTAFHHSIPEYAFRYALPTELYKREHIRRYGFHGTSHRFVAEETAKTLGRPLKALNLITLHLGNGASACAVRQGESVDTSMGFTPLEGLIMGTRSGDIDPAIVTYLMDRLNLNTAQINDLLNRESGLKGICNENDLRTIVQRTNGGDKEARLALEMFAYRIKKYIGSYVAVLGKVDAIVFTGGIGEHAALIRTLVLEGLDTAFGIMLDPLLNRHESGETEAIHAKNSRIGVYVVPTDEELEIARECGRLISEK is encoded by the coding sequence ATGACAATACTTGTTTTAAATGCCGGAAGCTCCTCGCTTAAGTGGAAACTTTTCGAACTGGAGGGAGAAAAAGAGATTGCCTCCGGACTGATCGAAGGTATCGGTGAAGAGCGCAGTCTCTTCCATCTTTACCATGGCGCTAAAGAGCTCGAGCTCACACAGACCACCCCCGATCACCAAAGCGCCTTTTCAATGCTATTTGACAGTTTTGAGAAAGAGCAGATCATCAATATCAAACAAGACCTGGACATAATAGGCCATCGTGTTGTCCACGGCGGAGAACGGTTTTACAAACCGACCATCATTAATGAAAAGATTCTTGGCGACCTCAGAACACTTCATCTTCTTGCCCCGCTGCATAACCCGGTCAACATACTCGGCATCGAAATCACCCTCAGAGAGGCACCGCAGATCCCCAATGTGGCTGTCTTCGACACGGCCTTTCACCATAGCATACCCGAATATGCTTTTCGCTATGCGCTGCCCACGGAGCTCTACAAAAGGGAGCATATCCGCCGCTACGGTTTTCACGGTACTTCGCACCGTTTTGTGGCAGAAGAGACGGCAAAAACACTCGGCCGGCCGCTCAAAGCACTCAACCTGATCACCCTGCACCTCGGCAACGGCGCGAGTGCCTGCGCTGTCAGACAGGGTGAAAGTGTCGATACCTCCATGGGTTTTACGCCGCTTGAGGGGCTTATAATGGGTACGCGCAGCGGCGATATCGACCCTGCCATCGTTACCTATCTGATGGACAGGCTCAACCTGAATACGGCCCAAATCAATGATCTGCTCAACCGCGAAAGCGGCCTTAAGGGTATCTGCAACGAGAACGATCTACGAACCATCGTCCAAAGGACCAACGGCGGCGATAAAGAGGCCCGGCTTGCCCTCGAAATGTTTGCCTACCGCATCAAAAAATATATCGGTTCTTATGTCGCTGTTCTGGGAAAAGTCGATGCCATCGTCTTTACCGGCGGTATCGGCGAGCATGCAGCACTGATACGAACCCTGGTACTCGAAGGTCTCGACACGGCGTTCGGCATTATGCTTGACCCTCTTCTCAACCGGCATGAGAGCGGAGAGACGGAGGCTATTCACGCAAAAAACAGCAGGATCGGGGTCTATGTCGTGCCCACGGATGAAGAACTCGAGATTGCCAGGGAGTGCGGCAGACTTATTTCAGAAAAATAA